In Vibrio hippocampi, a single genomic region encodes these proteins:
- the argA gene encoding amino-acid N-acetyltransferase: protein MKIRSTALVKGFRQSTPYVNAHRNKTMVIMLGGEAFYDKNFTNIISDIALLHSLGVKLILVHGARPQINQLVDLHQCHCPYHKGVRVTTEACLDLVMQATGKLQLDITARLSMSLNNTPMAGNQLNVVSGNFVIAQPLGVDDGIDYCHSGRVRRIDVNGINRVLDQGSIVLLGPIAGSVTGETFNLTSEEVATQVAIKLNADKLIGFCSEQGVLDQNGDAIAELFPNELGQLIEQLSHKEDEDQSSGTLRFLRGSRSACRAGVPRCHLISYKIDGALIQELFSLDGIGTQIVMASAEQVRQADIDDIGGIFDLIRPLEEQGVLVRRSREQLEQEIRQFTIIEKDGLIIGCAALYPYLSEKMAEMACVAIHPDYRDGNRGALLLNYMKQQSKPLGIERIFVLTTHSLHWFREQGFLETGLESLPIAKQDLYNFQRNSKILQATI, encoded by the coding sequence GTGAAAATCAGAAGTACAGCGCTAGTAAAAGGATTTAGACAATCTACGCCTTATGTCAATGCTCACCGCAACAAAACCATGGTCATTATGCTGGGTGGTGAGGCTTTCTATGATAAAAATTTCACCAACATCATCAGCGACATCGCTCTACTTCATAGTCTGGGCGTTAAGCTAATCCTAGTACATGGTGCGAGACCGCAGATCAATCAGCTCGTGGATCTCCACCAGTGTCACTGCCCTTATCACAAAGGCGTGCGCGTCACGACAGAAGCGTGCCTCGACCTTGTGATGCAGGCAACCGGTAAATTGCAACTCGATATAACAGCGCGACTCTCGATGAGCCTTAACAATACGCCAATGGCGGGCAATCAACTCAATGTCGTGAGTGGTAACTTTGTTATTGCTCAGCCACTCGGCGTCGATGATGGTATTGATTACTGTCACAGCGGGCGAGTCCGCCGTATTGATGTCAACGGGATCAACCGAGTACTCGACCAAGGTTCTATCGTTTTGCTGGGTCCTATTGCCGGTTCCGTTACCGGCGAAACTTTCAACTTAACGTCCGAAGAAGTCGCGACGCAAGTTGCGATTAAGCTAAATGCTGACAAGTTGATTGGCTTTTGCTCTGAGCAAGGGGTTCTCGATCAAAATGGTGACGCGATTGCTGAGTTGTTTCCTAATGAATTAGGTCAACTGATCGAACAACTATCTCATAAAGAGGATGAAGATCAGTCCAGTGGCACACTGAGATTCCTGCGCGGCTCTCGCTCGGCGTGTCGTGCTGGGGTTCCTCGTTGCCATCTTATTAGTTACAAAATTGATGGTGCTCTGATTCAAGAACTCTTTTCTCTCGATGGTATCGGCACGCAAATTGTGATGGCTAGTGCTGAACAGGTGCGCCAAGCCGACATCGACGACATTGGTGGTATCTTTGATCTAATACGCCCACTAGAAGAACAAGGCGTATTAGTACGCCGCTCTCGTGAGCAGTTAGAACAAGAAATCCGTCAATTCACTATTATTGAGAAAGACGGTTTAATCATAGGTTGCGCGGCTCTCTATCCCTACTTGAGTGAGAAAATGGCGGAAATGGCGTGTGTCGCCATTCACCCTGACTACCGCGACGGCAATAGAGGCGCACTGCTACTCAACTATATGAAGCAACAATCCAAGCCTTTGGGTATTGAAAGGATCTTTGTATTGACCACCCACAGTTTGCACTGGTTTAGAGAACAAGGTTTCTTGGAGACCGGATTGGAGTCGCTACCTATTGCGAAGCAAGATTTATACAACTTTCAACGTAATTCAAAAATTCTACAAGCAACTATTTGA
- a CDS encoding DUF2850 domain-containing protein has translation MSDTMSSVPKTALIKWVERVLFILILIGTGVLMYLFSDLYQRYQLHQNPASSVYGTWKETNVAPFAQDYFVLSEDGVMMDNRIVTTKFSLDNDMISFEVGGLLHQYKVLNQSKSEIRQLAPKHYQPIYELVGKHKQNLR, from the coding sequence GTGAGTGACACGATGTCGTCAGTACCGAAAACAGCCTTGATTAAATGGGTTGAACGCGTGTTATTCATTCTGATATTGATTGGCACTGGCGTATTAATGTATCTATTTAGTGACCTCTATCAGCGCTACCAACTGCACCAAAACCCTGCTTCATCGGTCTATGGCACTTGGAAAGAAACCAACGTCGCCCCATTTGCTCAGGATTACTTTGTACTGAGTGAGGATGGTGTGATGATGGACAACCGCATTGTCACCACCAAATTTTCATTGGATAACGATATGATCAGCTTTGAGGTTGGAGGGTTACTGCATCAATATAAGGTGCTTAATCAATCCAAGAGCGAGATACGTCAACTCGCTCCTAAGCATTATCAACCTATCTATGAATTGGTCGGAAAACATAAACAAAATCTTCGTTAG